From Chionomys nivalis chromosome 21, mChiNiv1.1, whole genome shotgun sequence, a single genomic window includes:
- the Rasd2 gene encoding GTP-binding protein Rhes: MMKTLSSGNCTLSVPAKNSYRMVVLGASRVGKSSIVSRFLNGRFEDQYTPTIEDFHRKVYNIHGDMYQLDILDTSGNHPFPAMRRLSILTGDVFILVFSLDSRESFDEVKRLQKQILEVKSCLKNKTKEAAELPMVICGNKNDHSELCRQVTAMEAELLVSGDENCAYFEVSAKKNTNVNEMFYVLFSMAKLPHEMSPALHHKISVQYGEAFHPRPFCMRRTKVAGAYGMVSPFARRPSVNSDLKYIKAKVLREGQARERDKCSIQ, encoded by the exons ATGATGAAGACCTTGTCCAGCGGGAACTGTACTCTCAGCGTGCCTGCCAAGAACTCCTACCGGATGGTCGTGCTGGGTGCCTCCCGTGTGGGCAAGAGCTCTATCGTTTCCCGCTTCCTCAACGGCCGCTTTGAGGACCAGTACACGCCCACCATCGAGGACTTTCATCGAAAGGTGTACAACATTCACGGGGACATGTACCAGCTGGACATCCTGGACACCTCTGGCAACCACCCGTTCCCTGCCATGCGTAGGCTGTCCATCCTCACAG GAGATGTCTTCATCCTGGTGTTCAGCCTAGACAGCCGGGAGTCCTTCGATGAGGTCAAGCGCCTCCAGAAGCAGATCCTAGAGGTCAAGTCCTGCCTGAAGAATAAGACCAAGGAGGCAGCAGAGCTGCCCATGGTGATCTGCGGGAACAAGAATGACCACAGTGAGCTCTGCCGCCAGGTCACCGCCATGGAGGCTGAGCTGCTGGTGTCTGGGGATGAGAACTGCGCCTACTTTGAGGTGTCAGCTAAGAAGAACACGAACGTGAACGAGATGTTCTATGTGCTGTTCAGCATGGCCAAGCTGCCCCACGAAATGAGCCCCGCACTGCACCATAAGATCTCTGTGCAGTACGGTGAGGCCTTCCATCCCCGACCCTTCTGCATGCGCCGCACCAAGGTCGCAGGTGCCTATGGCATGGTCTCACCCTTTGCCCGCCGTCCCAGTGTCAACAGTGACCTCAAGTACATCAAAGCCAAGGTCCTACGGGAGGGTCAGGCCCGAGAGAGGGACAAATGCAGcatccagtga